A window of the Peptostreptococcaceae bacterium genome harbors these coding sequences:
- the ablA gene encoding lysine 2,3-aminomutase codes for MRKHASIKLWENVSKEEWNDWRWQVKNRITTVSQLKKVINLSKDEEEGIMDSLKTLRMAITPYYASLMSLNDVNCPIRMQAVPTIKETHKSSADMLDPLHEDSDSPVTGLTHRYPDRVLFLVTDMCAMYCRHCTRRRFAGQKDTANSVDNIDLAIEHIRKTPEIRDVLLSGGDALLVSDEKLEYIISRLRAIPHVEIIRIGTRTPVVLPQRITPQLVKMLKKYHPIWLNTHFNHPNEITPESKKACERLVNAGIPVGNQTVLLRGINDCSHIMRELMHGMLKIRVRPYYIYQCDLSQGIEHFRTPVSKGIEIIESLRGHTSGMAVPTFVVDAPGGGGKIPVMPNYVVSMSHNKVVLRNYEGVITTYTEPDNYVSACQCEYCQGEKTHEMEGVAGLLQGNSVSLELKELERDKRHKLHE; via the coding sequence TTGAGAAAACATGCTTCGATTAAGCTATGGGAGAATGTAAGCAAGGAAGAATGGAACGATTGGCGTTGGCAGGTTAAGAACAGAATAACAACGGTAAGTCAATTGAAAAAAGTCATAAATCTTTCAAAAGATGAAGAAGAGGGCATAATGGATTCACTCAAGACGCTTCGCATGGCGATAACGCCTTACTATGCATCGCTCATGAGTCTGAATGATGTGAATTGTCCTATTCGGATGCAAGCTGTTCCGACGATTAAAGAAACACATAAGAGTTCGGCTGACATGCTGGATCCTCTTCATGAAGATTCTGATTCACCGGTTACCGGGTTGACACACAGATATCCTGACAGGGTTCTTTTTCTCGTTACGGATATGTGTGCTATGTATTGCAGACATTGTACACGCAGGCGGTTTGCAGGACAAAAGGATACGGCAAACTCCGTGGACAACATAGATTTAGCCATAGAACACATCAGAAAAACACCGGAAATCAGGGATGTGCTGCTTTCAGGAGGAGATGCCCTGTTGGTTTCTGATGAAAAGCTTGAGTATATAATTTCTAGATTGAGAGCCATTCCCCATGTTGAAATAATACGAATAGGAACACGTACTCCGGTTGTGCTTCCACAGAGGATTACGCCTCAACTCGTAAAAATGCTTAAAAAATATCATCCCATTTGGCTAAACACCCATTTCAACCATCCGAATGAGATAACTCCTGAATCAAAAAAAGCGTGCGAACGTCTTGTGAATGCGGGCATCCCGGTGGGAAACCAGACTGTGCTTCTAAGAGGCATTAATGATTGCTCACACATTATGAGGGAATTGATGCATGGAATGCTAAAAATCAGGGTAAGGCCGTACTACATTTATCAATGCGACCTTTCACAGGGAATAGAACATTTTAGGACCCCTGTTTCGAAGGGTATAGAAATAATAGAAAGCCTAAGAGGGCATACCTCCGGCATGGCAGTCCCAACCTTTGTGGTGGATGCGCCGGGAGGAGGCGGAAAGATACCTGTAATGCCAAATTACGTCGTATCCATGTCTCACAATAAGGTTGTGCTTAGAAACTATGAAGGTGTTATAACGACCTATACCGAGCCCGATAATTATGTTTCTGCTTGCCAATGTGAATATTGCCAAGGAGAAAAGACTCATGAGATGGAGGGTGTTGCGGGACTTCTGCAGGGAAATAGCGTTTCGCTTGAGCTCAAGGAACTTGAACGAGATAAGAGGCATAAACTTCACGAATGA
- a CDS encoding DNA-3-methyladenine glycosylase I — MSLNLKKKGFKFVGPVICYAFMQAVGMVNDHETGCFRHGEILSISKGAKGL, encoded by the coding sequence ATGAGTTTGAATCTCAAGAAAAAGGGATTCAAGTTTGTGGGACCCGTTATATGCTATGCGTTCATGCAGGCCGTGGGAATGGTTAATGATCACGAAACGGGATGTTTCCGTCATGGAGAAATCCTTTCCATTTCAAAAGGAGCAAAAGGGTTGTAA
- a CDS encoding DNA polymerase IV: MKKVIFHIDVNSAFLSWEAAYRLQHGEKQDLREIPCVIGGDSASRRGIVLAKSIPAKAMGITTGESLFAARKKCPMLKVVSPDYDLYTKASKAMFNMIETCIPSLQIYSIDECFADLSTLPNIDKNFMKVAANLKNRIRTELGFTVNIGISENKLLAKMASDFKKPDQIHTLFPEEIEEKMWPLDAGDLFMAGRATVHKLKRMGIMTIGDIAKTDRNILLGYFKKHGETIWRYANGLDISEVERPASIKGIGNSTTLPFDVTERETAHRVLLSLCEMTGMRLRQEKKMGKVFSVSLKTNDFLSYSHQQKIFNATDSTNEIYVLAKKLFDDAWQGQPLRLLGIRISDLCACENLQISFFDSADSEKKRRLDETIDQIREKHGLYSITRSAFLESGLKPISGGVHADYKMVSGHL, from the coding sequence ATGAAAAAAGTCATTTTTCATATCGATGTCAATTCAGCCTTCCTTTCATGGGAGGCCGCTTACCGCCTTCAACACGGAGAAAAGCAGGATTTAAGAGAAATCCCCTGCGTTATAGGTGGCGACTCCGCGTCCCGAAGAGGCATAGTGCTCGCGAAATCCATCCCTGCAAAGGCCATGGGCATAACGACCGGAGAATCTCTCTTCGCAGCCAGAAAAAAATGTCCTATGCTTAAAGTCGTTTCTCCAGATTATGATCTTTATACGAAGGCAAGCAAGGCTATGTTCAACATGATTGAAACCTGCATACCCTCGCTTCAAATCTATTCAATAGACGAATGCTTTGCAGATCTTTCGACATTGCCCAACATAGATAAAAACTTTATGAAGGTCGCCGCAAATCTTAAAAACCGCATCCGGACGGAACTGGGATTCACAGTCAACATAGGAATTTCCGAAAACAAGCTTTTGGCTAAAATGGCTTCCGATTTCAAAAAACCTGACCAAATCCATACCCTTTTTCCTGAAGAGATAGAGGAAAAGATGTGGCCTTTGGATGCAGGAGATTTGTTCATGGCCGGACGGGCAACCGTGCATAAGCTGAAGCGCATGGGCATAATGACCATAGGCGACATAGCCAAAACAGATAGAAATATTTTGCTCGGATATTTCAAAAAACATGGAGAAACCATCTGGCGTTATGCAAACGGATTGGATATTTCCGAAGTCGAAAGGCCGGCTTCAATAAAGGGAATAGGAAACTCCACCACCCTCCCCTTCGATGTGACCGAAAGGGAAACGGCTCACAGGGTCTTGCTCTCCTTATGTGAAATGACCGGAATGCGCCTTCGGCAAGAAAAAAAGATGGGAAAGGTCTTTTCTGTATCCTTGAAGACAAATGATTTTCTGAGCTATTCCCACCAACAAAAAATTTTTAATGCCACAGATTCAACCAATGAAATTTACGTTCTGGCAAAAAAGCTTTTCGATGATGCATGGCAGGGTCAACCCTTGAGGCTTTTGGGGATTCGGATTTCCGACTTATGCGCATGCGAAAATCTGCAAATTTCGTTTTTCGATTCAGCCGACAGCGAAAAGAAACGCAGACTTGATGAAACAATTGACCAAATAAGAGAAAAACACGGCCTTTATTCAATAACTCGGTCCGCCTTTTTGGAAAGCGGCCTAAAGCCCATATCCGGTGGGGTTCATGCCGATTATAAAATGGTTTCCGGTCATCTCTAA
- a CDS encoding rubrerythrin family protein, with protein MPELKGTKTEQNLLKSFAGESQARNRYTFFAEMAIDEGYEQIAEIFEETAYNEKVHADIFFSFLEGGDLEITATYPAGKVGTTAENLNAAAMGENEEWTILYPEFAKVANEEGFPKIASAWKMISKVEKEHEERYSALLKSVEEEKVFAKDETVEWKCRECGYVHSGAKAPGKCPVCAVPQLAFEVRAKNY; from the coding sequence ATGCCCGAATTGAAAGGAACCAAAACGGAACAGAATTTGTTAAAATCTTTTGCGGGGGAGTCTCAGGCTAGAAACCGTTATACTTTTTTTGCTGAAATGGCCATTGACGAGGGATACGAGCAGATTGCCGAGATATTCGAAGAGACCGCTTACAATGAAAAGGTCCATGCCGACATATTCTTTAGCTTTCTCGAAGGCGGAGACCTCGAAATAACTGCTACTTATCCGGCTGGGAAAGTCGGAACAACTGCCGAAAACCTAAATGCGGCCGCAATGGGGGAGAATGAAGAATGGACGATTCTTTATCCCGAATTCGCGAAAGTGGCGAATGAGGAAGGCTTCCCCAAAATCGCATCAGCATGGAAGATGATATCTAAAGTCGAAAAAGAGCACGAGGAACGCTATAGCGCATTGCTTAAAAGCGTTGAAGAAGAAAAAGTGTTTGCCAAGGATGAAACGGTCGAGTGGAAGTGCAGAGAATGCGGATACGTCCACAGTGGAGCCAAAGCTCCCGGCAAATGTCCCGTTTGCGCAGTTCCGCAGTTGGCCTTCGAAGTGAGAGCAAAAAACTATTAA
- a CDS encoding ferritin, giving the protein MINKRMEKAINEQINAELYSGYLYLSMSAYAQTKNMSGIANWLRVQAQEEQFHAMKMFDYVNERGGTIVLDMIEKPQTEWENFVDVFEEVYKHEQKVTSLINNLVDIAMEEKDHATFNFLQWYIGEQVEEEANASGLLEQLKFIDGKGSGLFMMDRELQTRVFTPPVAE; this is encoded by the coding sequence ATGATTAATAAAAGAATGGAAAAAGCAATCAATGAGCAAATAAATGCCGAATTGTATTCGGGATATCTATATCTGTCAATGTCGGCTTATGCACAAACAAAAAATATGAGCGGCATTGCAAATTGGCTAAGGGTGCAGGCCCAGGAAGAGCAATTTCATGCAATGAAAATGTTTGACTATGTAAACGAAAGAGGCGGGACAATCGTTCTTGACATGATTGAAAAACCTCAAACCGAGTGGGAAAATTTTGTGGATGTTTTTGAAGAAGTATATAAGCATGAGCAAAAGGTGACTTCGCTCATAAACAATTTGGTTGATATTGCAATGGAAGAAAAAGACCACGCTACTTTCAATTTCCTTCAGTGGTATATAGGGGAGCAGGTAGAAGAGGAAGCAAATGCTTCGGGACTTCTCGAACAGCTTAAATTTATCGATGGAAAAGGTTCCGGTCTGTTCATGATGGACAGGGAACTTCAAACAAGAGTGTTCACGCCCCCTGTTGCTGAATAA
- a CDS encoding desulfoferrodoxin, with the protein MAKRLEVYKCEVCGNIVEIYNAGGGTLVCCGEDMKLQEEKTADSSTEKHVPVIEKIDGGYKVIVGSTLHPMKEEHYIQWIELVAGDKVYTEYLSPGMAPQATFMVKAETVVAREYCNVHGHWKNEK; encoded by the coding sequence ATGGCTAAGAGACTTGAGGTTTACAAATGCGAAGTATGCGGCAATATTGTGGAAATTTATAATGCCGGTGGTGGCACTTTGGTTTGCTGCGGTGAAGATATGAAACTGCAGGAAGAAAAAACCGCTGATTCATCGACAGAGAAACATGTGCCAGTAATAGAAAAAATTGACGGCGGATATAAAGTGATTGTAGGGAGCACTTTGCATCCAATGAAGGAAGAGCACTACATCCAATGGATTGAATTGGTGGCAGGGGATAAAGTATATACTGAATATCTTTCCCCGGGAATGGCTCCTCAAGCAACATTTATGGTTAAGGCCGAAACGGTTGTTGCAAGAGAGTATTGCAATGTGCATGGCCATTGGAAAAACGAAAAATAA
- a CDS encoding amino acid ABC transporter ATP-binding protein, with product MIKTINLHKYFGDLHVLKGINTHIEKGEVVVVIGPSGSGKSTFLRCLNLLEQPTEGEIIFEGVSITDPKNDVNLQRQKMGMVFQQFNLFPLMNVTTNVTLGPIKVKKVSKDEADALAKKLLERVGLPDKAEAYPKQLSGGQKQRVAIARALAMEPDVMLFDEPTSALDPEMVGEVLDVMKDLASKGMTMVIVSHEMGFAKEVADRILFMDDGIIEEEGTPQEIFDNPKSPRTKDFLGKVLY from the coding sequence GTGATTAAAACAATAAATTTGCATAAGTATTTTGGAGATCTCCATGTGCTTAAAGGCATAAACACACATATAGAAAAAGGAGAGGTTGTAGTAGTAATAGGGCCTTCAGGCTCGGGAAAAAGTACTTTTTTAAGATGCCTGAACTTGCTTGAACAACCAACGGAAGGGGAAATCATTTTTGAAGGGGTTTCAATAACCGATCCTAAAAACGATGTTAATCTACAGAGGCAAAAAATGGGAATGGTTTTTCAGCAGTTCAATCTTTTTCCCCTTATGAATGTTACAACAAATGTAACACTAGGCCCGATAAAGGTAAAAAAGGTTTCGAAGGATGAAGCGGATGCCTTGGCGAAAAAACTTTTGGAACGCGTAGGACTTCCGGACAAAGCGGAGGCCTATCCTAAACAGCTTTCAGGTGGACAGAAGCAGAGGGTGGCAATTGCGAGGGCATTGGCAATGGAACCTGATGTGATGCTTTTCGATGAACCTACATCAGCCCTTGATCCGGAAATGGTTGGAGAGGTGCTGGATGTCATGAAGGATTTGGCATCGAAGGGAATGACAATGGTAATAGTTTCCCATGAAATGGGATTTGCAAAGGAAGTTGCGGACAGGATTCTTTTCATGGATGACGGGATAATCGAAGAAGAGGGTACCCCCCAAGAAATTTTCGACAATCCAAAGAGTCCGAGAACAAAGGATTTTTTAGGAAAAGTATTATATTAA
- a CDS encoding amino acid ABC transporter permease — protein sequence MNLDFLIKYKMFYISGVANTLLLAIFAVFFGVILGVMLALMKISKKTILRAIATAYIEFLRGTPVIIQIYIIFYGLPRVIPLDLPDMVWGIIALSLNSGAYVAEIIRAGIQAVDKGQMEAARSIGMPFNMGMRYIVIPQAFKNILPALGNEFIVVVKESAIVSVVGITELMYRADTIRGITYQAFAPLMVAAVIYFIITFTLSRLLGIVERRMSASD from the coding sequence TTGAATTTGGATTTTCTTATTAAATACAAGATGTTTTATATATCCGGTGTGGCGAATACGCTGCTTTTGGCTATTTTTGCAGTTTTTTTTGGTGTGATCCTCGGAGTAATGCTTGCACTCATGAAGATTTCAAAGAAAACAATATTAAGGGCAATCGCGACTGCATACATTGAATTCCTTAGAGGAACGCCGGTCATAATTCAGATTTACATCATCTTTTACGGGCTTCCCAGAGTTATTCCGCTCGATTTGCCGGATATGGTTTGGGGGATTATAGCACTAAGCTTAAACAGCGGGGCCTATGTGGCTGAAATAATCAGGGCTGGAATCCAGGCAGTGGACAAGGGCCAAATGGAAGCCGCCAGATCAATAGGAATGCCTTTTAACATGGGGATGCGCTACATTGTAATCCCGCAGGCATTCAAGAATATACTTCCGGCGCTTGGAAATGAATTCATAGTTGTGGTAAAGGAATCAGCAATAGTTTCTGTTGTAGGTATAACCGAGCTCATGTATCGCGCAGATACAATAAGGGGAATCACATACCAAGCCTTTGCGCCTCTCATGGTGGCGGCTGTAATATATTTCATAATAACATTCACATTGTCCCGACTGCTAGGCATAGTTGAAAGGAGGATGAGCGCAAGTGATTAA
- a CDS encoding transporter substrate-binding domain-containing protein — protein MNTKKLLALLMVGIMIFAVVACSPAAEPSAEEPVAEEPVAEMTKLDEIKEAGKLVLGTSADYPPYEFHVVKDGADAIVGFDIEIAKAIAEDLGVELEIKDMAFNGLLPALEAGGVDLVIAGLTPTEERALAIDFSEVYYTAIQGVMLNVENADSITTVEDLNGKIVGVQKGTTQEEIAKTIEGAEVKGLGKMPDLVLQLKNGNIDAVVAEKPVATAYANNNDDIMLADMTLDSGDSGSAIGFKKGAPEFVEAVNASLTKLMDADMISQYVFDAIELSEEN, from the coding sequence ATGAATACTAAAAAATTATTGGCTTTACTCATGGTCGGCATTATGATTTTTGCCGTTGTTGCTTGTTCGCCGGCGGCGGAACCATCTGCTGAAGAACCGGTTGCTGAAGAACCGGTTGCTGAAATGACAAAATTGGATGAAATCAAGGAAGCGGGCAAATTGGTACTAGGAACTAGCGCTGACTATCCACCCTATGAATTCCATGTTGTTAAGGATGGAGCAGATGCTATCGTGGGCTTTGATATCGAAATTGCAAAGGCCATCGCAGAAGACTTGGGCGTTGAACTTGAAATCAAGGATATGGCATTCAACGGATTGCTGCCAGCTCTTGAGGCAGGCGGAGTAGACTTAGTAATTGCTGGACTGACTCCCACCGAAGAGAGAGCTTTGGCGATTGATTTTTCAGAGGTTTACTATACTGCTATACAAGGCGTAATGCTTAATGTTGAAAACGCAGACAGCATCACAACGGTTGAAGATTTAAACGGCAAGATTGTAGGCGTGCAAAAGGGTACTACGCAGGAAGAGATAGCAAAGACGATCGAAGGTGCCGAAGTCAAGGGCCTTGGAAAAATGCCAGACCTTGTTCTCCAACTTAAAAACGGAAATATTGATGCTGTTGTTGCAGAAAAGCCTGTTGCAACTGCTTACGCAAACAACAATGATGACATCATGCTTGCTGATATGACACTTGATTCAGGAGATAGCGGTTCAGCAATAGGATTCAAAAAAGGAGCTCCGGAATTTGTAGAAGCTGTAAATGCTTCACTTACTAAATTGATGGATGCAGACATGATTTCGCAGTATGTATTCGATGCAATTGAGCTTTCAGAAGAAAACTAA
- a CDS encoding DegV family protein has product MSKIRIVTDTTAYIQKEYAELKGIEIVPLTIHFEGEAEKEGYPGEFEEFFKRLKESKSFPTTSQPSVGAFAEVFRELVESGNEVIAITISGKLSGTFSSAQMAAEMIAPDKISVVDSRTTAANLKVLVEKLLNMASESDDRISIVDKIEKEKAKTGISLTVETLEYLKRGGRLTASQEFLGKLLKIKPIIALVDGALEPIDKVRGKKKAIKRMLESIPQNAEIISISHILSQDEANEYKLILENEFPGATIAIEELGPVIGAHLGPKAIGFCYSIK; this is encoded by the coding sequence ATGAGCAAAATTAGAATAGTTACAGACACTACTGCCTATATACAAAAAGAATATGCGGAGCTAAAGGGCATAGAAATAGTTCCGTTGACCATACACTTTGAAGGGGAAGCGGAAAAGGAGGGATACCCGGGAGAATTTGAGGAGTTCTTCAAAAGGTTGAAGGAATCCAAGTCTTTTCCCACTACCTCGCAACCTTCGGTTGGAGCATTCGCCGAGGTTTTTAGAGAATTGGTGGAAAGCGGCAATGAAGTCATAGCCATCACCATATCCGGCAAGCTAAGTGGAACATTTAGCAGTGCTCAGATGGCGGCTGAAATGATTGCACCTGATAAAATAAGTGTTGTGGATTCTAGGACTACTGCGGCCAACCTTAAAGTGTTGGTGGAGAAGCTATTAAATATGGCAAGCGAAAGTGACGATAGGATTTCCATAGTTGATAAGATTGAAAAAGAGAAAGCCAAAACAGGAATTAGCCTAACAGTGGAAACCCTTGAGTATTTGAAGCGTGGAGGAAGACTTACTGCTTCTCAGGAATTTTTAGGGAAGCTATTGAAGATTAAGCCGATTATTGCTTTGGTAGACGGAGCCCTTGAACCGATTGATAAGGTCAGAGGCAAAAAAAAGGCCATTAAAAGAATGCTGGAAAGCATACCCCAAAATGCAGAGATTATTTCAATTTCACATATTTTGAGCCAAGATGAGGCAAACGAGTACAAGCTAATTCTTGAAAATGAGTTTCCGGGTGCGACTATTGCAATTGAAGAGCTTGGGCCGGTTATTGGAGCCCATCTTGGACCAAAAGCAATAGGATTTTGCTACTCTATCAAGTGA
- a CDS encoding YbjQ family protein, whose amino-acid sequence MILVNTDYIADKKLETISIVKGATVRAKHVGKDIMSSLKTLVGGEIIAYQEMMNEARAIATERMVKEAEELGADAVVNIRYATSAIMQGAAEVIVYGTAVKFIE is encoded by the coding sequence ATGATCTTAGTAAATACTGATTACATTGCTGACAAAAAACTTGAGACGATTTCTATCGTAAAGGGAGCAACTGTACGAGCCAAGCATGTAGGAAAAGACATAATGAGCAGCCTAAAAACCCTGGTTGGAGGCGAAATAATTGCCTATCAGGAAATGATGAACGAGGCCAGGGCAATTGCAACAGAACGAATGGTAAAAGAAGCCGAGGAACTTGGAGCCGATGCCGTGGTAAATATACGCTATGCCACAAGCGCAATCATGCAGGGCGCGGCTGAGGTTATAGTTTATGGAACTGCCGTAAAATTCATCGAATAG
- a CDS encoding diacylglycerol kinase family lipid kinase, whose translation MKMLIVNNPNAGKKTVQKHLNTLVGRLVIEGIVSCVKSIDEGADGRERAFVEAAASKDIGLVMVIGGDGTIHEVVNIMIKNKIRIPIALIPAGTVNDFANYLYLPKDIDDVFEMVKRFKLQAVDVGKVNNRYFINVAFAGMMAKVGYETPGEIKTVFGRLAYYAAGIREVSDGIGRPYTFRFQYDGNLLEIKSYLFAVMNSSSTGGFMNFAPYAEVNDGLLDVIAIKKSDMIDMAAVFLKLISGQHIKDPNVIYFKTDKLKVETESPGLIVDIDGEKGVEFPLEFSIIRSALEFLVP comes from the coding sequence ATGAAAATGCTGATTGTAAACAATCCAAATGCGGGAAAAAAAACAGTGCAGAAGCATCTGAATACTTTAGTTGGCCGATTGGTCATTGAAGGGATAGTTTCATGCGTTAAGAGTATAGATGAAGGAGCAGACGGTAGGGAAAGGGCTTTTGTTGAAGCCGCCGCAAGTAAAGACATAGGTCTCGTAATGGTTATTGGTGGAGACGGCACAATTCATGAGGTCGTAAACATCATGATAAAGAACAAGATCAGAATTCCCATTGCACTGATTCCGGCCGGAACAGTAAACGATTTTGCCAACTACCTTTATTTGCCTAAGGACATAGACGATGTTTTCGAAATGGTGAAACGTTTCAAGCTCCAAGCGGTAGATGTAGGAAAGGTAAACAATCGATATTTTATAAATGTAGCCTTTGCGGGAATGATGGCCAAAGTCGGATATGAAACACCTGGTGAAATTAAAACGGTGTTTGGGAGGCTTGCCTACTATGCCGCAGGCATTCGTGAGGTCAGCGATGGTATTGGAAGACCGTATACATTTCGGTTTCAATACGATGGAAATTTATTGGAAATAAAGTCTTACCTTTTTGCAGTAATGAATTCATCTTCAACAGGGGGATTCATGAATTTTGCGCCCTATGCAGAGGTTAATGACGGATTGCTTGACGTTATAGCTATAAAAAAATCAGACATGATAGATATGGCGGCTGTTTTCCTAAAACTGATATCAGGGCAGCACATAAAGGACCCAAACGTTATTTATTTCAAAACAGACAAGCTGAAAGTGGAAACCGAAAGCCCCGGACTCATAGTAGACATTGACGGAGAAAAAGGGGTCGAATTTCCCTTGGAGTTTTCAATAATACGCAGCGCTCTAGAGTTTCTTGTGCCCTAA
- a CDS encoding nitroreductase family protein, whose translation MKSIYTRRSIRKYKDKKIDDKKIEELLKAGMCAPSAGNEQPWHFIVVEDKRIMERIPDFHPYAAMVKNASHVICVCVDLNLQLYEGYWIQDCSASTQNILLMAEELGIGSVWLGVYPREERMNGLKKLLKLPDNIVPFCLISLGYPDEKKPANDTYFEERVHKNRW comes from the coding sequence ATGAAATCAATCTATACAAGGAGAAGCATAAGAAAATACAAGGATAAAAAAATCGACGATAAAAAAATCGAAGAATTGCTGAAGGCTGGAATGTGTGCGCCTTCAGCGGGAAATGAACAGCCGTGGCACTTCATAGTCGTTGAAGACAAAAGGATTATGGAGCGCATTCCAGACTTCCATCCATACGCCGCAATGGTCAAGAATGCATCCCATGTGATATGCGTATGTGTGGATTTGAACCTTCAGCTATATGAGGGATACTGGATACAGGATTGCTCGGCTTCAACGCAGAATATTCTTCTCATGGCCGAGGAGCTTGGAATAGGTTCTGTTTGGCTGGGAGTCTATCCGAGGGAAGAGAGAATGAACGGATTGAAGAAACTCTTGAAACTGCCCGACAACATAGTTCCGTTTTGCCTTATCTCGCTCGGGTATCCTGATGAGAAGAAACCGGCGAATGACACATATTTTGAAGAGCGGGTTCATAAAAACAGGTGGTGA
- the amrS gene encoding AmmeMemoRadiSam system radical SAM enzyme, which translates to MFKEARFYEKIENLQVRCLLCPHYCKLSVGETGICGARKNRGGLLYAMGYGEITSYGIDPIEKKPLFHYYPGKKIFSVGSYGCNLKCDFCQNYRIAHERPQTLHMEAERLLELALRYRSESIGVAFTYNEPIINPEYIIKCAKLIHAEGMKVVLVTNGFINEDPLEALLEQVDAMNIDLKAFNEKFYTDICSGKANPVKKTIERSCRSVHVEVTTLLIEDLNTDEREIDAMSRYLGGLKKDMPLHLSRYFPDWKRNDPPTPIERIKSLAEIARRHLNHVYIGNVPGVDNNTYCPECRSLIVDRSKYEGMVYNLKNGICENCGRRIMIRHE; encoded by the coding sequence ATGTTTAAGGAAGCGCGGTTTTATGAAAAAATTGAAAACTTGCAGGTGAGGTGTCTTTTGTGTCCGCATTACTGCAAGTTGTCCGTAGGTGAAACCGGGATTTGTGGAGCAAGGAAGAACAGAGGCGGGTTGCTTTATGCAATGGGATATGGTGAAATAACATCATATGGAATTGATCCGATCGAAAAAAAACCGCTTTTCCATTACTACCCGGGCAAAAAAATTTTTTCGGTAGGAAGCTATGGATGCAATCTGAAATGCGACTTCTGTCAGAACTACAGAATTGCCCATGAAAGGCCGCAAACCTTGCATATGGAGGCGGAAAGGCTTCTTGAGCTAGCTCTGCGCTATAGAAGCGAGTCCATTGGTGTGGCATTCACATACAACGAGCCCATAATAAATCCTGAATATATAATAAAATGCGCAAAGCTTATTCATGCCGAGGGCATGAAGGTGGTTCTGGTCACCAATGGATTTATAAATGAAGATCCATTGGAGGCTCTTTTAGAGCAGGTAGACGCCATGAACATAGATCTTAAGGCATTCAATGAAAAGTTTTATACTGATATATGCAGCGGTAAGGCAAATCCGGTGAAAAAGACAATAGAACGCTCATGCAGAAGTGTTCATGTTGAGGTCACAACACTTTTGATAGAGGACCTAAATACAGACGAAAGAGAAATTGATGCGATGAGCCGATACTTGGGGGGATTGAAAAAGGATATGCCTCTCCATCTTTCAAGGTATTTTCCGGATTGGAAGAGGAATGACCCTCCGACGCCCATCGAAAGGATAAAGTCCCTTGCGGAGATAGCCCGAAGGCATTTGAATCATGTTTATATAGGAAATGTTCCGGGAGTGGACAACAATACATACTGTCCGGAATGCCGATCCTTGATTGTCGATAGAAGCAAGTATGAAGGCATGGTCTACAATCTGAAAAACGGCATATGTGAAAATTGCGGAAGAAGGATAATGATCAGGCATGAATGA